The following proteins are encoded in a genomic region of Acetobacter oryzoeni:
- a CDS encoding esterase/lipase family protein: protein MSVFSIRFIRKLNHKACYIAVFLALTGCTPPVSVKQLSLTEAYLDRTHTALNGTILSNTTRIVLERQNLLGIWQAHPSAAIDILRKSTQDQFYTPDLNDQLFALAELSYLRGKKHKSRTDFMAAAMYAYAYLNPADKTSDHPDPYDPHFRQACDLYMLSLTEALGSPANVNAQHWVLPFGDLDLSSNPAEHIWHGYELTDFRPTARLTVNGVKNIYSHMGLGEPLAAIPHVDGRAPSSFTVTDKLRIPVSLFMEIPDPRRQVLSDHISGHLTLTALDDQGHILIANKTPIPLQYDQTASRALSLSNAVDWSSEYKGFLDGRFFDNGRKPQLIAIEPHRYGCIPVVLVHGTASSPGRWADMVNDLLEDPQIRAHFEFWFFSYATGNPIPYSAFQLREALEAAIQNNGGTQADPALGHMVLIGHSQGGLLAKMQVIDPKDKLWNGLTHHPFNSLHLTPKAHSFLQETLFPKPLPEVQQVVFISTPQHGSYLAALSLAHLVGRMVTFPVSLTEVMQQVVAGESGSIRVNMSPWRMGSVYGMTPHSAFIRSLASIPVVPEVRTHSIIPVLGDGPLATADDGVVKYRSAHVPYADSELVVRHSGHSTQSNPITIAEVRRILLEHLAHLTPGAPETGDMNKQNITRIGGEYQPTTPPVHP, encoded by the coding sequence ATGTCTGTTTTTTCTATAAGATTTATAAGAAAATTAAATCACAAAGCTTGTTACATTGCTGTTTTTCTGGCCCTTACAGGATGCACCCCTCCTGTATCTGTCAAGCAACTCAGCCTGACAGAAGCTTATCTGGACCGTACCCATACGGCCCTTAACGGAACAATCCTTAGCAACACCACCCGGATTGTGTTGGAACGCCAAAACTTGTTGGGCATATGGCAAGCACACCCAAGTGCCGCCATTGATATCCTGCGTAAAAGCACGCAAGACCAATTTTACACACCAGATCTAAATGACCAGCTTTTTGCGTTGGCTGAACTCAGCTACTTACGTGGCAAAAAACATAAGTCTCGCACAGATTTCATGGCTGCTGCCATGTATGCATATGCGTACCTCAACCCAGCGGATAAAACATCGGACCACCCCGATCCGTATGATCCACATTTTCGGCAAGCGTGTGATCTTTATATGCTCAGCCTGACAGAGGCCTTAGGATCACCCGCCAATGTGAATGCTCAACACTGGGTACTGCCATTTGGTGATCTGGATCTTTCATCAAACCCGGCAGAACATATATGGCATGGTTACGAATTAACCGATTTCCGCCCCACAGCACGCCTGACAGTAAATGGCGTTAAAAATATTTATAGTCATATGGGGCTGGGCGAACCTCTAGCCGCTATTCCGCATGTAGATGGCCGTGCCCCATCTTCCTTTACCGTGACAGACAAACTGCGTATCCCTGTCAGCCTGTTTATGGAAATACCTGATCCACGCAGGCAAGTTCTCTCCGATCATATTTCTGGACACCTGACGCTAACAGCGTTGGATGATCAGGGGCATATTCTCATAGCCAACAAAACACCCATCCCTCTGCAGTATGATCAAACAGCCTCGCGCGCGCTGAGCCTTAGCAATGCTGTAGATTGGTCTAGCGAGTACAAAGGTTTTCTGGACGGTCGTTTTTTTGATAACGGCCGCAAACCTCAGCTCATTGCCATAGAACCTCACCGCTATGGGTGTATTCCCGTTGTGCTTGTTCACGGCACAGCTTCCAGCCCGGGACGATGGGCTGATATGGTGAACGATCTTCTGGAAGATCCTCAAATCCGCGCCCATTTTGAATTTTGGTTTTTTTCTTACGCTACGGGCAATCCCATCCCTTACTCTGCCTTCCAACTTCGCGAGGCTCTGGAAGCTGCCATTCAAAACAACGGTGGCACGCAGGCCGATCCCGCGCTTGGGCATATGGTGCTTATTGGCCATAGCCAAGGCGGTCTTCTAGCAAAAATGCAAGTGATAGACCCCAAGGATAAACTCTGGAATGGTCTTACGCACCATCCTTTCAACAGTTTACACCTTACCCCAAAAGCCCATAGCTTTTTGCAAGAAACCCTGTTTCCAAAACCGTTGCCTGAAGTGCAGCAAGTTGTGTTTATTTCTACACCACAACACGGAAGTTACCTGGCTGCACTTTCTCTAGCGCATCTTGTAGGCCGTATGGTAACATTTCCCGTTAGTCTGACAGAGGTGATGCAGCAAGTTGTTGCTGGAGAGTCCGGTTCAATACGTGTAAACATGAGCCCGTGGCGTATGGGCAGCGTGTATGGCATGACACCCCATAGTGCTTTTATCCGCTCTCTTGCCTCCATACCTGTTGTGCCGGAAGTGCGCACACATTCCATTATTCCGGTTTTGGGGGATGGCCCCTTAGCAACAGCCGATGATGGCGTGGTAAAATACCGCAGCGCACATGTTCCTTATGCTGATTCCGAACTGGTTGTGCGGCATTCTGGCCATTCCACACAGTCCAACCCAATCACCATTGCAGAGGTGCGGCGCATTCTGCTGGAGCATCTGGCGCACCTTACCCCGGGAGCGCCAGAAACAGGGGATATGAACAAACAAAATATCACACGTATTGGCGGTGAGTATCAGCCAACCACACCCCCGGTACACCCATGA
- a CDS encoding peroxiredoxin, which translates to MRVNTAAMNDRIIDTSQLEPVVAAPRIGDMAPDFMARTTQGMLTLSALRGQWVLLFSHPADFTPVCTSEFIAFAQAASQFADMNCALVGLSVDSLPAHLAWIEAIRERFDVRIPFPVVEDPSMAIARAYGMLDPTARNSATVRSVYMIDPQGIVRATTCYPMTVGRSVAELLRLLAALQRVDEGDVLTPEGWTPGGNVVLPTAQTQDAVMQAGPSWFMCLKPDQGR; encoded by the coding sequence ATGCGCGTAAACACTGCAGCTATGAATGACCGCATCATAGATACCAGTCAGTTGGAGCCGGTAGTGGCCGCACCCAGAATTGGAGACATGGCTCCAGATTTTATGGCGCGGACAACCCAAGGCATGCTTACGTTAAGCGCATTGCGTGGGCAGTGGGTGCTGCTGTTTTCGCATCCGGCAGATTTTACGCCGGTTTGCACCAGTGAATTTATTGCGTTTGCACAAGCTGCTTCGCAATTTGCCGACATGAATTGTGCGCTAGTGGGCCTTTCCGTGGATAGTCTGCCCGCGCATCTTGCATGGATTGAGGCCATACGGGAAAGGTTTGACGTAAGAATTCCTTTTCCTGTGGTGGAAGATCCCTCCATGGCCATTGCACGTGCCTACGGCATGCTGGACCCAACAGCCCGCAATAGTGCAACGGTGCGCAGTGTGTACATGATTGACCCACAAGGTATTGTGCGTGCCACAACCTGCTACCCCATGACTGTTGGCCGTTCTGTAGCTGAACTGTTGCGTTTGCTTGCGGCTCTTCAACGGGTGGATGAAGGTGATGTGCTGACGCCAGAAGGCTGGACGCCCGGAGGGAACGTGGTGCTGCCTACAGCGCAAACCCAAGATGCTGTCATGCAGGCCGGGCCATCGTGGTTTATGTGTTTAAAGCCTGATCAGGGGCGATAA
- a CDS encoding ArsC family reductase, with the protein MSAPITIYGIKSCDTMRKAMKWLEAHGVAYGFHDYKKQGIDTATLKLWAQNVGWEKLLNKAGTTFRKLSDSEKENIDEPRALALMVAYPSLIKRPVLEAQGKITVGFKPEIYAALFANN; encoded by the coding sequence ATGAGCGCGCCAATAACGATATACGGAATTAAATCCTGCGATACGATGCGTAAGGCCATGAAGTGGCTAGAGGCGCACGGTGTAGCATATGGCTTCCATGATTATAAAAAGCAGGGAATAGATACCGCTACACTCAAACTGTGGGCACAAAATGTTGGGTGGGAAAAGCTTTTGAATAAAGCAGGCACCACGTTTCGTAAATTGTCTGATTCTGAGAAAGAAAATATTGATGAACCACGCGCATTGGCGCTTATGGTTGCTTATCCTTCCCTTATAAAACGGCCTGTTTTAGAAGCGCAGGGAAAGATCACGGTTGGCTTTAAGCCAGAAATCTATGCAGCTTTATTTGCGAACAATTAA
- the arsC gene encoding arsenate reductase (glutaredoxin) (This arsenate reductase requires both glutathione and glutaredoxin to convert arsenate to arsenite, after which the efflux transporter formed by ArsA and ArsB can extrude the arsenite from the cell, providing resistance.) — translation MSVTLYHNPSCGTSRTVLGLIRDAGIEPNIILYLKTPPTRAELENILAKGKLSARDILRSKEALCKELGLDVPGISDDQILDAIAEHPKLLNRPVVVTPKGAKACRPADVVLELL, via the coding sequence ATGTCTGTCACTCTTTACCACAACCCTTCTTGCGGCACGTCACGCACAGTTTTGGGCCTTATTCGAGATGCAGGAATTGAACCGAACATTATCCTTTATCTCAAAACGCCACCAACCCGGGCAGAATTGGAAAACATTTTAGCCAAAGGAAAGTTGAGCGCGCGCGACATTTTACGCAGCAAGGAAGCTTTATGTAAGGAATTGGGGCTTGATGTGCCTGGCATCAGCGATGATCAGATACTTGATGCCATTGCAGAACACCCCAAGCTTCTCAATCGCCCCGTTGTGGTTACACCCAAAGGCGCAAAAGCCTGCCGTCCGGCTGATGTTGTGCTGGAACTGTTATAA
- a CDS encoding sulfite exporter TauE/SafE family protein yields MLTLFSAHLLLELMSGVLVGFTLGLIGGGGSILAVPLMVYLVGVKNPHVAIGTSALAVAINALVGLAQHARNHTVKWRCAGIFASCGVAGAFIGAAIGKTVDGKKLLLFFALLMIGVGILMLRGRHNVGCQGASCNRHNAPKVMGYGLGTGLLSGFFGIGGGFLIVPGLIASTGMPILNAVGTSLVAVSAFGFSTALSYMLSGYIDWQLAALFILGGALGSLFGTRTARRMSGSSNHLTTVFACIIFIVAIYMIWQGVQKL; encoded by the coding sequence ATGCTCACCTTATTTTCTGCCCATCTCCTGCTGGAACTTATGTCTGGCGTTCTGGTTGGCTTCACTCTGGGATTAATCGGTGGCGGGGGATCCATTCTGGCTGTGCCACTTATGGTTTATCTGGTGGGGGTCAAAAACCCCCATGTAGCTATTGGCACCAGTGCATTGGCAGTCGCTATCAACGCATTGGTGGGGCTGGCACAGCATGCCCGCAACCATACGGTAAAATGGCGCTGCGCAGGTATTTTTGCATCTTGTGGAGTTGCCGGGGCCTTTATTGGCGCAGCCATTGGCAAAACAGTTGATGGCAAAAAGCTGCTTTTGTTTTTTGCTCTGCTGATGATTGGCGTTGGCATTCTTATGCTCCGCGGGCGGCATAACGTTGGCTGCCAAGGGGCAAGCTGCAACAGGCATAATGCCCCCAAAGTTATGGGCTATGGCCTTGGCACCGGTCTGCTTTCTGGCTTTTTTGGCATTGGCGGTGGTTTTCTAATTGTGCCTGGCCTTATTGCTTCTACCGGCATGCCCATTCTCAATGCCGTAGGCACATCTCTGGTTGCCGTTTCCGCTTTTGGGTTTAGCACAGCTTTAAGCTATATGCTTTCTGGCTATATAGATTGGCAATTAGCAGCCTTGTTCATTTTAGGTGGAGCGCTTGGCAGCCTGTTTGGCACCCGCACAGCCCGCCGTATGTCAGGCTCTTCCAATCATCTTACAACAGTTTTTGCCTGTATCATTTTTATCGTGGCCATCTACATGATCTGGCAAGGTGTGCAGAAATTATAA
- a CDS encoding MBL fold metallo-hydrolase, with the protein MSDPAIATATQQILMAVQHPEQRPVVKTFFDEKTFTASHVVHDPQTLTAAVIDSVLDYDPASGRIKYDSAQEIVDYVRAKKLQVAWQLETHAHADHLSAAPWLQEQLGGKLGIGANIVQVQEVFGKIFNADTRFARDGSQFDHLFKDGEQFKLGNLNAIALHVPGHTPADMAFVIGDAAFIGDTLFMPDYGTARADFPGGDARMLYRSIRRLLTLPAETRLFLCHDYKAPNRDTYAWETTVGAERAHNVHVHEGVSEDDFVNMRTSRDATLALPNLIMPSVQVNIRGGHMPEPEDNGTSYIKIPINKL; encoded by the coding sequence ATGTCAGATCCAGCTATCGCCACAGCCACCCAGCAGATTCTGATGGCTGTGCAGCACCCCGAACAACGGCCTGTTGTAAAAACCTTTTTTGATGAAAAAACCTTCACGGCCAGCCATGTGGTGCATGATCCACAAACCCTCACAGCTGCCGTAATTGATAGTGTACTGGATTATGATCCGGCTTCTGGCCGCATTAAATACGATTCTGCCCAAGAAATTGTAGATTATGTACGCGCTAAAAAGTTGCAGGTTGCATGGCAACTAGAAACACATGCGCATGCTGATCATCTTTCCGCTGCGCCGTGGTTGCAGGAACAACTGGGCGGCAAATTGGGTATTGGCGCCAATATTGTGCAGGTGCAGGAAGTTTTTGGCAAAATCTTTAACGCCGATACCAGATTTGCCCGTGATGGATCTCAGTTTGATCATCTTTTTAAAGATGGTGAACAGTTCAAGCTGGGCAACCTGAACGCTATTGCCCTGCACGTTCCGGGCCACACCCCCGCAGATATGGCTTTTGTTATCGGTGATGCCGCCTTTATTGGCGATACACTGTTCATGCCAGATTACGGCACCGCCCGCGCAGACTTCCCCGGTGGGGATGCCCGCATGCTGTATCGCTCTATCCGCCGCCTTCTCACCTTACCAGCAGAAACGCGCCTGTTCCTTTGTCACGATTACAAAGCGCCAAACCGTGATACCTATGCGTGGGAAACCACAGTGGGTGCAGAACGCGCGCATAATGTGCATGTGCATGAAGGTGTGAGTGAAGATGATTTTGTAAACATGCGCACATCGCGCGATGCAACGCTCGCTCTCCCCAATCTGATCATGCCTTCCGTGCAGGTCAATATCCGCGGGGGACACATGCCAGAACCGGAAGATAATGGCACCAGCTACATCAAGATCCCCATCAACAAGCTCTAA
- a CDS encoding ArsR/SmtB family transcription factor translates to MVEMSLDEAKQLVEQLKLFAQPQRLMILDALLQHGALAVGELESKTGIGQPTLSQQLGTLRRSNLIVPRRESRTIYYSLQSEDEALRVRILIALLKGDKGLLSATHEIADKLGTKSTKRKDQILREEGAQFAFVQTPQPRRF, encoded by the coding sequence ATGGTGGAAATGTCTTTAGATGAAGCAAAGCAGTTGGTGGAGCAGCTAAAGCTGTTTGCTCAGCCGCAGCGGCTTATGATTCTGGACGCGCTTTTGCAGCATGGGGCGCTGGCTGTGGGAGAACTGGAAAGCAAAACCGGAATCGGCCAGCCGACTCTGAGCCAGCAGTTGGGCACGTTAAGGCGTTCTAACCTGATTGTGCCACGCCGCGAATCGCGAACGATTTATTATAGCTTGCAGAGCGAAGATGAAGCTTTGCGGGTAAGGATTCTGATTGCTCTTTTAAAAGGTGATAAAGGCCTGCTGTCCGCCACGCATGAAATTGCAGATAAGCTCGGGACAAAATCGACCAAAAGAAAAGACCAGATCCTTCGGGAAGAAGGCGCGCAGTTTGCTTTTGTGCAAACACCACAGCCACGCCGCTTCTAA
- a CDS encoding SulP family inorganic anion transporter has protein sequence MSPLLGIKNWLGQRITKKSGSWSDMLAGLSLASMNIPQVLGYARIAEMPAVCGLYTVLFPLVAFALFGSSRHLVVAADSATAAIFSSGLSEIVSPGSARYMELVSAVALLNAGFLLVARLFRLGFLADFLSRTVLVGFLAGVGVQVGLSMLYDMTGLVSSSHNTLVQAIGLFQGFGQMQGLSMAIASLSCVVLLAGARQRPHWPVGLCVVVVSILCSWGLDLQHYDVAILGSIRGGLPAFSMPLPGWHDMLALLPISASCVFVIIAQSAATSRAFANMFHEHVDENADIVGLCAANAAAALTGTFTVNGSPTQTAMAVQAGARSQKAQLVFAAVTACVLLFFPEPLQYLPRCVLGAIVFCVAVRMIDIQALNGIRQESPGEFRLALVTAATVVSVGVEQGIFIAIALSLFRHVRHSYMPHTLIMAPEASTGMLEAEAVAPGEQSMPGIIIYRFCADLFYANCNLFADDIMTLISSAPNPVKCVVVDCSAITDIDYSAAQVVRDVLQRLHARGITVLFGRVAPFFLKDMERHHITAVLGKENIYTQLHTALASARKLCGGAKAL, from the coding sequence ATGTCGCCCTTGTTAGGCATAAAAAATTGGCTCGGCCAACGGATAACCAAAAAATCCGGGTCATGGTCGGATATGCTGGCGGGGCTTTCTCTGGCTTCCATGAACATTCCTCAGGTTCTGGGGTATGCGCGTATTGCCGAAATGCCTGCTGTATGCGGGTTATATACTGTGTTGTTTCCGTTAGTGGCGTTTGCTCTGTTTGGTTCATCACGTCACCTCGTGGTGGCGGCAGATTCTGCTACAGCAGCCATTTTTTCCAGTGGTCTGTCAGAAATTGTTTCGCCCGGCAGCGCCAGGTATATGGAATTGGTAAGTGCGGTAGCTCTTCTTAATGCGGGGTTTCTGCTGGTTGCCCGCTTATTTCGCTTGGGCTTTCTGGCAGATTTTCTGTCTCGCACTGTGCTGGTAGGCTTTTTGGCAGGTGTAGGTGTACAGGTAGGCCTAAGCATGTTGTATGACATGACAGGCTTGGTCTCGTCCTCTCACAATACACTGGTGCAGGCGATAGGGTTGTTCCAGGGCTTTGGGCAAATGCAAGGCTTAAGTATGGCCATTGCCAGCCTGAGTTGTGTGGTGCTGTTGGCAGGTGCAAGGCAGAGGCCCCATTGGCCAGTAGGCCTGTGTGTTGTGGTTGTAAGTATTTTGTGTAGCTGGGGTTTGGATCTGCAGCATTACGATGTTGCCATTTTGGGCAGCATACGCGGTGGCTTGCCGGCGTTTTCCATGCCTCTTCCTGGCTGGCATGATATGCTGGCCCTGTTACCTATTTCTGCATCCTGTGTTTTTGTTATTATTGCACAAAGTGCGGCTACATCACGTGCTTTTGCAAACATGTTTCATGAACATGTTGATGAAAATGCAGATATTGTGGGGTTGTGTGCGGCCAATGCTGCGGCTGCTTTAACCGGCACATTTACGGTGAACGGTAGCCCTACGCAAACAGCTATGGCCGTGCAGGCCGGAGCAAGATCACAAAAAGCGCAGCTTGTTTTTGCTGCGGTAACGGCCTGCGTACTTTTGTTTTTTCCAGAACCTTTGCAGTATCTTCCTCGCTGTGTGTTGGGTGCCATTGTGTTTTGCGTAGCCGTGCGGATGATAGATATTCAGGCGCTTAATGGTATCCGCCAAGAAAGCCCCGGAGAATTCCGTTTGGCGCTGGTAACAGCTGCTACGGTTGTGAGCGTAGGGGTAGAGCAGGGTATCTTTATTGCTATTGCACTCTCTCTGTTTCGGCATGTGCGGCATAGCTATATGCCGCATACGTTGATAATGGCACCAGAAGCCTCCACCGGGATGTTGGAAGCAGAAGCGGTCGCACCCGGAGAGCAAAGTATGCCGGGTATTATCATTTATCGTTTTTGTGCAGATCTGTTTTATGCAAATTGTAATTTGTTTGCAGATGATATCATGACACTGATTTCATCTGCACCAAATCCGGTAAAATGCGTTGTGGTAGATTGCAGTGCAATTACCGATATTGATTATTCAGCAGCACAAGTTGTGCGGGATGTTTTACAAAGGTTACATGCGCGCGGAATAACCGTTTTGTTTGGGCGTGTTGCTCCATTCTTTCTAAAAGATATGGAGCGTCACCATATTACTGCCGTGCTTGGAAAAGAGAATATTTACACACAACTGCATACGGCACTGGCGAGCGCACGCAAGCTATGTGGTGGCGCAAAAGCTTTATAA
- a CDS encoding histidine phosphatase family protein: protein MRNMPALRVILLGSCMPDNVRKGYIPKKDEIIKFQLPKLFQENILEKQNITRIFCAPDIQVSPERFFSKYSIELEPKLENRNYGIWAGQQLKNLLVEDQVQFMNPTYSPNGGESMCAFHIRLKSWLDSLFHKAQNQDTFLVIASPVIIRALSACILADEIKNSFHILNKLDIYPESWSVFSGRAGKWRILTLSAPF from the coding sequence ATGCGCAATATGCCAGCATTACGTGTTATTTTATTGGGAAGTTGTATGCCTGATAATGTGCGTAAAGGGTATATACCAAAAAAAGATGAAATAATAAAATTTCAATTACCCAAGTTATTTCAGGAAAACATTTTAGAAAAACAGAATATTACACGTATTTTTTGTGCACCTGATATTCAGGTTTCTCCAGAACGTTTTTTTTCTAAATATAGTATTGAATTAGAACCAAAGTTGGAAAATAGGAATTATGGCATTTGGGCCGGACAACAGTTAAAAAATTTGTTGGTGGAAGATCAGGTGCAATTCATGAACCCCACATATTCTCCAAATGGGGGGGAAAGTATGTGCGCGTTTCATATCAGATTAAAATCCTGGCTTGATAGCCTATTTCATAAAGCTCAAAATCAAGATACATTCTTGGTTATAGCTTCACCTGTTATCATACGTGCTTTGAGTGCATGTATTCTAGCTGATGAGATAAAAAATTCGTTTCATATTCTAAATAAATTAGATATTTATCCGGAAAGCTGGAGCGTTTTTTCAGGTAGAGCGGGAAAGTGGCGTATTCTCACACTTTCTGCTCCTTTTTGA
- a CDS encoding DNA-3-methyladenine glycosylase I translates to MLLRDYHDAEWGKPIKNARSLWEMLVLESFQAGLSWNTVLQKRENFRKACARFDPEKVAQFTEHDVQRLMQDAGIIRSRLKIEATVKNAHAYLQMQAAGEDFADFAWGVAQQNPVKAEHPHALAQTLASQVLSKELKKRGFCFVGPVIVYAWMQAAGMVNGHEPDCFRYHACD, encoded by the coding sequence ATGCTTTTGCGTGATTACCATGATGCTGAATGGGGTAAGCCCATCAAGAACGCACGCAGCTTATGGGAAATGCTGGTGTTGGAAAGTTTTCAGGCTGGGCTTTCATGGAATACGGTACTGCAGAAGCGCGAAAATTTTCGGAAAGCTTGTGCTAGGTTTGATCCTGAAAAAGTCGCGCAGTTTACAGAGCACGATGTGCAAAGGCTGATGCAAGATGCTGGCATTATCCGCTCGCGCCTAAAAATAGAAGCCACCGTCAAAAATGCACATGCCTATTTGCAGATGCAGGCAGCGGGAGAGGATTTTGCCGATTTTGCATGGGGTGTGGCGCAACAAAACCCCGTAAAGGCAGAGCACCCGCATGCACTTGCGCAAACGCTAGCTTCACAGGTTCTCTCCAAGGAATTGAAAAAGCGTGGTTTTTGCTTTGTGGGGCCGGTCATTGTTTATGCATGGATGCAAGCAGCAGGCATGGTAAACGGGCATGAACCAGATTGTTTTCGGTATCACGCCTGCGATTGA
- a CDS encoding Lnb N-terminal periplasmic domain-containing protein, with the protein MSKLPHNSSTHGWIFWIKAASVCLFSLYSAAAFYYSTLTPDILRLGLSIIFPLLVLGAFFFAPARLRRPAIPALCTVFAIWYLTDPPRNHREWAGEYALPADAILTGRTVHIQNIRNFKYKTETDYTPRYYDATYNLDDLSSVDMITSYWAGESIAHVFLTFGFKDGRHLAISIETRRQKRFPYSAIAGFFHHYEMFYVTADEQDLIGVRTDIRKERVYLYRLFISPQTRERLFKSYLSEIHFLHSHPRWYNTLTDNCTTEILSRAGAQLHYRLDWRVLLSGYTASLAYDLGLLNTQYDFPTLKRLSRIQRPDDATPDAYYSQGIRAHLPLDDTPKLSQTK; encoded by the coding sequence ATGAGCAAGCTTCCTCATAATTCTTCGACGCATGGCTGGATTTTCTGGATAAAAGCGGCAAGCGTATGCTTATTCAGCCTCTACTCAGCTGCGGCATTTTATTATTCTACCTTAACACCAGATATTCTGCGCTTAGGCCTGAGCATTATCTTTCCGCTACTTGTGTTAGGTGCGTTCTTTTTTGCTCCTGCACGGCTTCGCCGCCCTGCCATTCCTGCTTTATGTACTGTTTTTGCAATATGGTATTTAACTGATCCCCCGCGCAATCATCGAGAGTGGGCGGGAGAATATGCGTTGCCGGCAGATGCCATTTTGACCGGTCGAACTGTGCATATTCAAAATATACGCAATTTCAAATACAAAACAGAAACGGATTATACACCTCGTTATTACGATGCCACGTATAATCTGGATGACCTTTCATCCGTAGATATGATTACCTCTTACTGGGCAGGGGAAAGCATTGCCCATGTTTTCCTGACCTTTGGATTCAAGGATGGGCGCCACCTTGCAATATCTATTGAAACACGCAGGCAAAAGCGTTTCCCCTATTCTGCGATTGCTGGCTTTTTCCATCATTATGAAATGTTTTATGTTACGGCAGATGAGCAGGATCTGATTGGCGTGCGCACAGATATCCGTAAGGAGCGCGTCTATCTTTACCGGCTCTTCATTTCACCGCAAACGCGTGAGCGCCTGTTTAAAAGCTATCTTTCGGAAATTCATTTCCTACATTCCCACCCGCGTTGGTACAATACGCTCACAGATAACTGCACAACAGAAATTCTCTCCCGCGCTGGTGCACAACTGCATTATCGGCTGGACTGGCGCGTGTTGCTAAGTGGCTACACGGCCTCCTTGGCATATGATTTGGGGCTCCTAAACACGCAGTATGACTTCCCTACCCTTAAACGCCTAAGCCGCATACAAAGGCCTGATGACGCAACGCCAGATGCATACTATTCGCAAGGAATACGCGCTCATTTACCTTTAGATGACACACCTAAACTTTCACAAACCAAATAA
- the bfr gene encoding bacterioferritin, producing MMVKDPKVIEHLNTQLTNELTAINQYFLHARTLRHWGVTLLGKKEYEESIEEMRHADWLIERILYLGGLPNVQRLNTILIGQDVKEILECDLKLEEKALADLREGIAYCESVRDFVSRDLLLKILENEEEHEDFLDRQFDLIKQIGIERYIQLNSAAAPDQE from the coding sequence ATCATGGTAAAAGATCCTAAGGTTATCGAACATCTGAACACGCAGCTGACAAATGAGCTGACGGCTATCAACCAGTACTTCCTGCACGCACGCACCCTGCGCCACTGGGGTGTTACCCTGCTGGGCAAGAAAGAATACGAAGAATCCATTGAAGAAATGCGCCATGCTGATTGGCTGATCGAACGCATTCTGTATCTGGGTGGCCTGCCCAACGTTCAGCGCCTGAACACCATCCTGATTGGTCAGGACGTGAAGGAAATTCTGGAATGCGACCTGAAGCTGGAAGAAAAAGCTCTGGCTGATCTGCGTGAAGGCATTGCCTACTGCGAAAGCGTGCGTGACTTTGTTTCCCGTGATCTTCTGCTGAAGATCCTTGAAAACGAAGAAGAGCACGAAGACTTCCTGGATCGTCAGTTTGATCTGATCAAGCAGATTGGCATTGAACGCTACATCCAGCTGAACTCCGCAGCTGCACCTGATCAGGAATAA
- a CDS encoding HIT family protein: MTKNVIQQRVEWAREGKFPQVIGRMPSGWLIVADTQPVQGYCQLLSDPIVPSLNDLQGQERMQYLADCVTVGDALLKATGAARINYETWCNQEPSLHTHIVPRYLTEADAVKTKPVCVGYAGISARPFNLEQDTAFMEEMRKLLDIQP, translated from the coding sequence ATGACAAAAAATGTAATTCAGCAGCGCGTTGAATGGGCGAGGGAAGGAAAGTTCCCTCAAGTTATCGGGCGTATGCCTTCAGGTTGGCTTATTGTAGCCGATACACAGCCTGTACAAGGTTATTGCCAGCTTTTGTCAGACCCTATTGTGCCAAGCCTGAATGACCTGCAAGGGCAGGAACGTATGCAATATCTGGCAGATTGTGTAACGGTAGGTGATGCCCTGCTGAAAGCCACGGGTGCTGCCCGCATTAATTATGAGACGTGGTGTAATCAGGAGCCTTCGCTCCATACCCATATTGTGCCGCGTTATCTGACAGAAGCGGATGCCGTAAAAACAAAGCCTGTTTGTGTAGGCTATGCGGGCATTTCTGCACGCCCGTTTAATCTGGAGCAGGATACAGCTTTTATGGAAGAGATGCGGAAACTTCTGGATATCCAGCCATAA